Part of the Gopherus evgoodei ecotype Sinaloan lineage unplaced genomic scaffold, rGopEvg1_v1.p scaffold_33_arrow_ctg1, whole genome shotgun sequence genome, ATGACAGcctgttgctctcctttcctcTACGGATTCTACTTGCTATAGCTGACTCTTAcccgtgctccaaaacgtctgttagtctataaggtgccacaggattctttgctgcttttacccgtTCTTGACTCTCATGTCACCTGGTAGCCATTATTTAGTATAACTAACAACCCATAACTCACTCCATAACATCTGCTACTAGCCACAGTTCATTACGCTCCACAGTGCTCTCTGCTCAacggtcttctgacagtggccagtgccatagGCTAGGGACAttacccctgcccatcctggctaatacccattgatggacctatcctccgttaACCTATCCTTGGGTctgggcagtccctgtgcccctGGCTTGTTAGTCTACCTCTTTGTTTGCCCAACCTTCCCACCTCCAAGGGCCCAGTGAGCCTGGAGCTATTGCTTTGCTGGAGCTGGTCACAGCCAGGCGTAGCCAAGATAAGAGCTTTGAAGCTATTCCTGGTGACGTGTCCAGGGCTCACTGCTGGGCCTAGCGGATTGCATCTGACCTGTGTGAGTTCAGTGGAGGTGGTTGGTTTGCGTAGTTGAGAGAGAGAGCTTGGTGCACTGGGCCTGGTATAAGACCTGAGGCCTGAACCATAGTCAGCAAAGTCCAGCCATGCCatgaaccaaagtcaggccatgtattatggcagatgcttacaagttcactgtccaATACATGACCTAGGCAAAGGTGTTACTAGTGTGCTAACACACAGGTACTCCCAAAAGGCAACAGACATTGGGTATGTGTGTGAACACACTCCAGGAGATTAGCCCAGGCATATCCTGGCCTAACACCAGATAAGAGGGTTTGACAGGAATTTGCAGGTCAGGGAGATCCCTGAATCCCAGGatgatgaattctgtgatggctGTTTGGTTTCCCCAGTCTCTGCCTGCCATGGTTTGAGCTCAGGAACAATAGAACACCCTGTGCAATTGAATTGGAAGAATATAGACTTAAAATTAATCAAGTCTTGTGATTTCCATCACTATTTGGAAACTCCCCTTCCTGTCCTGAAAACAGGCTGAAATTTCAAACCTAAATGTAGAGTTCAAACCAAAGTGCCAGAAGTCTCAATTTGAGAACCGAACATTTGTATCCATGTAGACCAGCCTGTGCCATGATCACAGCAATCACTACTGTAACAACCCATATCTCTGGTAGCTGAGTACTGATATAGCGGATCAGACTATTTCTTTATCTACATGATATCCCTTCTAATGACATCTTAGAGCTTAACAATGATGCTTAAATGCTATATTTCATTTCTGGCAATGACCAGAATCACGCAGTGTCTTAGGAGTCAAAATCAAACAACTAAAATCTTGGACTGAGTTTTTTCAATGCGGTCTAGAGTTCTTAGTCACTGATCCTCTGTTAGATTTATTTATACTAATTCTACAAATCTGTCCTGGCATATTCAGCATTTCAGTGCCCTGTTGGAAAAGGAACAATTTTCTACCCCTCACAATCGATCAGTTTATGCCATAAATTATGAAGTGAAGTAAATTCTCCCTTAGTTcctgtggtggtgatggtgacATGGTATGTGACTGGCAGtgccttttctgtttcctgacgTTCACTATGTAGCAGTAAAAAAAACCAGCTCTTTGTACGGTGACTCTTAGGAAGGGATAAAAGCAGGTTGATGTGCAACCCTAATTGGGGAGTTACCCTCCCAATGCCATAATGATTGTGGGATGATAATACAGGAACAAGAAAGGCACTGGAGGGGTGAGATGCCGTCCCTGAATTTGGAGTCTAGAGACAATCTGGCATGCATGATTCAGGGTAATAAAACTCTTTTACCACTTGCCACCCCATTTGGGGCACActgagccagatcctctgctggtgcaaATCAAGGCAGCTCCATTTTTGTCagtggggcagatccccaactgaGGACCTGTCACAAGACATGGATCTCAAGCTCCATCTCTGTGAAAAGGTGCTATGAATGCTGACTGGCACTGCGGTGAGAAGGAGAGGCCAAAACTGTTAATAttcacttgaagaagagctcggtgtagcttgaaaacttctctcattcaccaacaggagttggtccaataaaaggtattatctcgcccaccttgtccctctaatattcACAAAGCACGTTCATGTCCCTGTTTCAAAGTGCTATGGAAATGCAATCAGGAAGACAGTGCTTACCTGAAACCACAGGACAATCCAAGCTTGAAGTGATGGGCTCTTGTTTCTCAAGGCTTGGCTGCCAGGATTCATGATCCTCACAGAGGTTCTTGTCTCTCCTCTTTCTACAGGAACTGGATTTTCTCAGTGAAGAGACCTGCAGTGACCTAAAGAGATGAACGggtgcattttatctttatttgggAAAGGGGCTTCCCCTTTGATTTACAAAGTGTAAATGCTCCCTCGTATTTGCATTCTGTCTTCAAAGCTTTTTAACATGGTCTCATTTTAACCTTTCTCCCACTTGCTTCATTTTGTGTCTCCAAAGCTTTGTCGCTAACAATACCCCATGTGACTTGCAATTATACAAGTCCCATTGCACATCATTTTTTAGTCTAACGATCttttgtggaaaatattttatatattttataatatattttatatatattttatattttccatTCTTGGGAGATGCCTGTCCAAGGTGATGGGCTGTTataatgtacagtagaacctcagagttacgaactgaccaatcaaccacacacctcatttggaaccagaattaTGCACTCAAGCAGCAGTAAAGaccaaaactaaaaataaaaattaaatccaatgcagtacagtactgttttaaatgtaaactactaaaaaaaataaaggaaacacttaaaaagaaaagatttgacaaggaaaggaaactttctgtgcgtttcatttaaattaagatggttaaaagcagcctttttcttctgcatagtaaagtttcaaagctgcataaagtcaatgttcagctgaaaACTTTTGACAGAACcaacataatgttttgttcagttatgaacatttcagagttaggaacaacctccattccctaaGTGCTTCTAACTCTGAAGTTCTCCTGTACTTGTACCGCCCCTTTATGAGTAGTCAAGATATGCTGCCATCTAgtgggcatttttgaaaatagcTGCCTATGTCTCAGCCTTACAGCTTGTTGCTACCCACTTTCCCATTATTGTATTGGACACTGCAATCTATTGGTCATGAACCAGTACTTCTGACCTCCCCCCTCCACTCCTCACTTCCTCTACTCTGCTGCCATTTAGTGTCCATTTCCCAGCATGACAGCCTGTTACTTTTTTCTCCTGTAGGGCATTCTTCTCTTTGCTTTCCCATTCTTGTCTCTTATGTCACCTAGTGCCCATTATTCATATAAAAGCCCATTTCTCACTACTTAACATCTGCTATTATCCACAGTTAATTACGCAGCACAAAGGTCCTCTTCTCTTCAGTGCTCTTTACTCACCATTTATACACCATGATACAGCTTCACCTCCCTTTCCACTTCCCTTGGTTGGTCATTTGGCAACATAACATCTCCTTTCTTGCCCTTCCTGCTGTCCACTGGGCAGCACTGCTACACCTATCCCATTCCTCTGCCCTGTGTGGCCCTACACAGCATAATCTCATCCCTCCTCATTCCTTACCTATTGCTAGATGTGTACTGTTCCAAATTATAGCTACTAGGAACCAATCACACAACATCATGATTGCAACATTAGTGGCTACGGGAGCACATACACCAGCAGCAGCTTTCAAAGTATTAGCAGTTGTTTCCCTTCCATTCAATGCATTTGTGTTGTTGTGGGGTCTGCTTCCAATGGAAATGCATAGATTGAATCTACCATGACAGAGTTCCCATTGCTCTTCTGGCTGAGATTCTCAGAGGCGTCTATGGAAGTTAAGAGTCCAACTCCCTTTTCAAagtgatttgggtgcctaactccattAGGTCCCTTGGAAAATCCTTTCCATTGTGTTGGAGCCCTACGGTTCTCTCACCATTGCCCAGGTCCCCTACCTCTGGCCAAACCCTGACATGCTCCGTGTGACTGAGCCAGCGCTGCCATGCTAGGAATCACAGGAGCTCTGTCCGTTGGTAGGCAGAAGCTTTGTAAGGCACCTGGGGCTGACTAGACACAGTGTCCTGAGAACTAGACCTCTCGGGACATGCGTTTGTTGCAGTGAGGTCTGGGGGCACTGATTGTAACAGGTCCCCTCCCTTTGAACTTCTCTGTGCAGTTGGTggcagaagagcagcagctgccctgaaGAGCTGCAGGCAGAGTCCTTCATCAGTGATGGTTTGACAGATCCAACCACAAAAGTGGCCTCAGTTCTATGTGTGCCTGGCAAAACCACAGCTGGGTCTGGAGACAATCCCAGTGGACCTAACGTGCATATACTTCTCTGTGGTTGCCCAACCTCCCCGCCTTTAAGGGCCCAGTGAGCAGTTCCTTAACTGGAGCTGGTCACAAGCAGGGCTTAGCTCAGATAAGAGCTATGAGGCTGTTCCTAGTGAAGTGTCCAGAGATCACTGCTGGGGCTTGGTTATTTCTGTCTGGCCTGTGAGTGCAGTGAAGGTGGTCGATTTACAGAGGACTATGCTGGCAATAAGCACAATTGCAGGGGTGGCATATTTCCTAGGCTTACGTCCCCACATATGCTGCATTAGGAGTTACTATTTTTATTgtccaaacatttattttgatcaaaaatggcttttttacaGATATAAAAATTGATTAAAATTTGGTCCCCACTCTGCTTAGTGCCCAGTTAAAAACTCCATGATGGGAACCTGATTATGGCCACCTCACATCCTGGTCCTTCCACTGAGATGCACAACACTGAgtgttgagattttcaaagggagtttTCAACTTAATTTTAATGGGGGCTAATGGCTGAAATCACCCAGGCAGCTTTGAAAACTTCAAGTTACATTATTATGTAGGTGTATCTGCACATTTTGGTGAATTATTATGTACGTGTATCTGCACGTTTTGGTGAAAGTCCATTTACTGACTCTTTTGCACAAGgcttccttgacctctctgtttctcaggctgtagatgagggggtttacCAGcggagtcaggactgtgtagcAAAGAGAGAGCACTTTGTTCAGGTCTCTCAGTGTATCACGTTTCGGTAGCAGGTACACAATCATTATGGatccatagaaaattgtcaccacaatcaggtgagaggagcaggtggaaaaggccttttgtctcccagtggtggaagggattctcaggatggtagAGATGATGCACATGTAGAATGTCAGGGTTAGTAGGAGTGGAGGCAGGGTGAATATGGAAGCTATTATGAAAGCCAGGAATATGACCAGGTGGGTGTCACTGCAGGAAAGTTCCATTAGTGGGATGGGATCACaatagaaatggtcaatttcatttggGCCACAGAATAATAACTGTGATAGGAATGAGACTAAGATAATTACAGCTAAACAACCATTTAGCCATGACCGAGCAGTCAACTGGACGCAAAACCTGATATTCATAAGAGCTGAATAGTGCAGGGGTTTAcatatcgctaaataccgatcataagacattgcTGCTAGGAGATAGCACTCTGCACATGTCAGAGAACTACAGAAATATAGTTGTGTGATGCAGCCACTGACTGAGATAGTTTTGTCCCCCGTCACGAGACTGGCCAGCAACTTGGGCAGGATGgttgaggtgtagcaggtctccaggcAGGACAAGTTGCCCAGGAAGAattacatgggggtgtgaaggtgctggtCAGCCACAATGAGCACCACGATGAGGGTGTCCCAGGCCACGGTTGCCATGTACATCACTAGGAACatcaggaagagaagaattttCAGGTCAGGGAGATCCTCGAATCCCAGAAGGATGATTTCTTTGATGGCTGCTTGGTTTCCCCAGTTTCAGTCTGCCATGGTTTGAGTCCAGGAACAATAAATCAATTTGTGCAATTGAATTGGAAGAACATAGAGTTAAAAGTTAGTTAAGTCTCACGAATTAATTCCATAAATATTTGGAAACTCCCCTTTCTGTCCTGATTACAGGCTGAAATTTTAAGCCTAAATGTAGAGTTCAGAGCAAAGTGCTAGAAGTCTCGGTTTATTTCTCAGGGtttagacaaggtgggtgaggtaataccttttactggaccaactacGTGggtgagagacaagttttccacgacacagagctcttcagggttTGGCAGACAGGACTCCAGTTGCACTGAGGTTCTTGTCTTTCATCATTCTGCAGAAATGGGACTTTCTCATTAATGAGACCAGCAGTTATCTGAAGGGATGAACTGGTGAATTCTTTGATGGCCATTTGGTTAACCTGTGTCTGTCTGCCATAGGTTGAGTCTAGGAACAATAAATCTTTTCCTAGATTGAAAGGGAAGGACATAGAGTTAAAAGTTAATCAAATCTCATGAATTAATTCCATAAATATTCAGAAACTCCCTCTCTGTCCTGGGTACAGGCTGAAATTTTAAGACTAAATGTAGATTTCAGAGCAAAGTGCCAGGAGTCTCAGTCTGAGGACTGAACATTGCTCTGATGGGGAAAAGGGTGTTTTACGGGGATACCAATGACTACTATAACAACACGTCTCTCTGGTAGCCAATACTGATAGACCGAGAAAAGATCTGATCCATCATATCATATACCATCTAGTGACAAACCAGAGCTTAACAATGATGCTTAAATGCTGTATTTcacttctgacaatggccagaaTCATACCACGTCTTAGGAGTCAAAATCAATAAATACATCAACTGAAATCTTGGACTGAGATTTCCAATGTGCTCTAGTGTCCGTAGGCACCAATCTTCTGTAATAATTAATGGAAATAAATCTAACACTATATCCTGGTATATTCAGCCTTTCAATTCTCTGTAGGAAAAGAAACAATTTTCACCCCCTCACAAGAGATAACTTTATCATAATTTATGAAGTGGAGTAAATTCTCCCTTAGTTCCTGTGATGGTTACACGGTAAGGGACTGGCAATGCCTTTTCTGTTTCCCAACATTAACTATGTAGCAGTAATAAAATACAGCTCTTTGGATGGTGGGTCTTAGGAAGGGGCAGAACCAGACTGATGTGCAGCCCTAACTTGGGAGTGACCCTCCCCACTCCATAATGAGTGTGAGATGACAATACAGGAACAAGAAAGgcactggggtggtggggggaagatgCTGTCCCTGAACTCAGAGTCTAGAAATAATCTGGCATGTGTGATCCAGGCTAGTAAGACTCTATCACCACTCACTACCCcattgaaaagtcatggaagatgggagacattccagaagactggaaaagggcaaatataatgcccatctagaaaaatagaaataaggacaacctggggaattacacaccagtcagcttaacttctgtacccagaaagataatggagcaaataattaagcaatccatttgcaaacaaccagaagataatgaggtgataagtaacagtcagtatggatttgtcaagaataaatcatgtcaaaccagcctgaggctacgtcttcacaacccgccgtatcggcaggtggcaatcaatttctcggggatcgatatatcgcgtctcatctagacgcgatatatcgatccccgcaCGAGCTCCTCTCGATCCTGGAACTCCAGCAACCCGAAcagcggtagtggagtcgacatgAGGAGACGTGGAAATTGATctcgcgccgtgaggacggtaggtaattcaatctaagatactttgacttcagctatgttattcacgtagctgaagttgcatatcttagatcgatttccccccatagtgtaaaccagccctgacagctttctttgacagtgtaacaagccttgtggatagcggggaagcagtaaatgtgatatatcttgactttagtaaggcttttgatactgtgttACATGGCCTTCTCAGAAACAAAccggaaatacaacctagatgtataaggtgggtgcataactgattggaaaactgttcccagagagtagttatcagtggttcacagtcatgctggaagggcataatgagtggggtcctgcaggg contains:
- the LOC115641097 gene encoding olfactory receptor 49-like, with translation MSYDRYLAICKPLHYSALMNIRFCVQLTARSWLNGCLAVIILVSFLSQLLFCGPNEIDHFYCDPIPLMELSCSDTHLVIFLAFIIASIFTLPPLLLTLTFYMCIISTILRIPSTTGRQKAFSTCSSHLIVVTIFYGSIMIVYLLPKRDTLRDLNKVLSLCYTVLTPLVNPLIYSLRNREVKEALCKRVSKWTFTKTCRYTYIIIHQNVQIHLHNNVT